AGCTGATGTAAAAAGTAACAATTCTGTGAAAAGTAAAGCTAGTATTCTAGGTTCCTCTCTAACCCAAGACCTTCAGCAAGCTTTCctatttcctttccccctgccAAAATAGTACCCACAGACTCCACTGCTGTTCTGTACAAGGTGTATGCCATTGTTTCAAAGATGGAGGAAATCATTCTAGAGCATTGGACCCTTTTGCTGACATGTGAAGTTGTCTGTATCTTAAGAAGGGCCATGGGATGCCAGAAAATACCAAGGGTGCCCTTATTAGGACAAAATTACATGAAACGCTTGTGTCTGAAATATCACTACAGCACAGTAGGCAGTCTGATCCCCAGTGAAAAAAGCTTCCTTGAAGCTATTTAAATGATTGCCACTGGAGCTAACAAGTCAACTCTCAAAGGTGAAATGATTGAACCTCAAGAGTAGAGAAATCTATCTAGATTAATCATTATAATAGGTCAAGCTCATGTTGACATCAAAGGGAAGTCTGAAATATCAGTTCTTTCAAACTCTCTGTTTAGAGGGAAACATGCTCCGGTCAAAAGTCAGCTCTGCCCTAAACTCTACCCCCACCCTTCCCATTGCTCTTCTCCTTCTCAGTCACATAGCCCCTCCGACCAACAGAGCAGCTTATTCAGGCTATCTCGATAGACATACCAAAAGCTCCCAGAGACATGCTACTATCATATAAAGCTATATTGTGCTTCTCAAGATAAGAGAAGGATGTGCTGCCTTTAGGAAGAAAAGCTTTTCACTTTTGGTCCCAAGTGCTTGACTTCTCTAGTCCGATTACTTATGCTGAaagagaaaaattaaataaaaggattATAACTTCTTTAAGAGTTTGCTTTAGTTGTACCAGGATTTGTTGTCACCCATATAGTAAAGAAGTGTGTGACCTGAGGCCTGTAGGCCCATTTGTGCATCTGTTTTTTTGTCTGATTTCCCCCCGATGTGAAACTGGACAGGTTTCTACATTATGCACTATGTATGTGAATTACAACCATACACCACTGTGCAGCTCtaaacttcctttttaaaaagctctacttTTGTCATTGGCTGACCTAGTCATTTGCAGAGTTCTGCTTTACAGGCAGAACAAGTATtctaatttcagtggcaaacgTTTCTCCTATGGCTGTATTTTTAAACTTCCTGGACTTTCTTACTAATAAGAGTTATTACTTCATTTAGCCACGTAACAGCACTGTTGCTTAGATTTGGTTTCTTTGTGTGCTTGAGAGTCTAGTCAAGGTGCAGTGTTCAATCCAATAGCCAGTGTTGCTTTTAAGGCATTTGTAAGGATTTGTGTTTTGCTTTCATCATTAGTCTACATTTGATGCACTCTGAAGAAAGAGACAATTGTCAGGATACTATTGCAGGACAAAGAGGCAAACAAGATGGGTCTCATTCAGATAAAACCTGGtcagctttaataaaaatggatTGGATTCAGGTTTGTCCTTCTGTGAATTGGGGCTCTTCAGTTTGTGGAGGGAACTGGGATGAAGTGAAAGCTACCCACTGGGGGAAGGTTGTGGGGTGGTAATTTCCCCTAATTCGTTCTTTCCCATGCAACCCCATGTTCCacagggtcccccaatcctctggagccgatatggggaggggagcataggaagctgcagtggaatgggtggggggggggttaataaaAATTGCCTCCCTTTCCTTTCTGCCTGTGGGAGCATTCACCTGTGGAGGAAGGCAGTGAATAGTGTTGTATTTTTCTAGCATCAGTTATATCCTGTTTTGGAGTATATGAGTCAGTTTTCTGGTTACATATTAAAATTACAGTTAGGCCTGCAGGAAACAATGGACTCGGGAACATTTATAGCAAATAATTTTAATTAGTGTGTTCTTGAGCAAGGTACATACACGTTCCATGTTGTTCAATTCATCTTGAAAGTAAAACTACATCTGTCTCCTGACAAAATCTAATTAGTTTTAAATCATTTACATCtctataaatttgcatatgataagacaggggagggaggaaggggagtcACACTTTTTTAGATGGTACCAGTCTATGTTGCAGCAGATGCCATCCCAGAGGTGTTGCCTCCTGGGTGAGAGTGAAAGCGGAGTGCCTCTTCTAAAATGGTGCTTGTCATGTACAGTTGTTCTTGTTTTCGTCTTCAGTTGttgaaaaaaaatataaaaattttTTGCCTGTTTAATCTTAAAATGCCTTTTTAGTCAATCAAAATGTATTCAGTAAATTAAATCTAATTTAATTAAGTCTAATTAAAACACAGTTCAGaattttttatttccttttaaaaaaacaaaaacaaaaatgttactcAATATATTTATACCACTTTTGATCTAAAGGATGCTCTAAGCAGcttaaaacaggagtgggcagacttcaggcttgtgggatctactttgtttttatcTACTAGCCAGAGCCTGATACAAAAGAAATTCACATAGAATTAAATAATTCTGAGCCCctttccacacaaaaatacatttCTGGTTGCCACAAATTTTATGGCAGGATAGGAACAATTTTATTCTTGCCATTGGTAAACTAGAAGTCAGAAATTCTTGTACATATATTCCAAATAACCACCAGAGATTTACCAATTGTTCCACCCTACACCTAGTTTACAGCATATTGTAAAATTCAATATGAAGTTAACTTGTCTTTTGGTGGTGGGACAGCTAAGAGAGAGGCAAAGATAACATGACGTTAAAACCTTTTCTCAGCCTTCTgatattctgctgctgctgtccttAAATATCCCTTCTCCAGGGATATGTGTGGCTAGGCAGCACTAGGGGAGAGATTTAATGAAAGGAGTAGCCCAAGGGCAGGTTTCACACTTCAAAGCCTGAGGATCAGGTTGCTAAGTGCAATCTGATCCCCTTTCCCCAATTTGGCAGGTGTCAGTGTGTGGAAATTACACACTGACAGGTTGGGGAAATGGGACCAGATCTTACCTTTAGTACAGTTATCCTCAAGTTCTGTAGTGTGGAACCTACCCTTGGGGGTTCCCATCTTCCATGCCACCCCTCCCTTGAGTCTTCCCCAAGTGGTTTTAAGGGTGATGTAGGGTCCACCTCATTTTCAAAGTTCCTATTTGTAGTAAAGGAAAAGCTTTGAAAATGGGCTGGAACCTAGATCGCCCTTAAAATGGCTTTGGAGAGACTTGGGGAGGAGTGGAATAGAAGTAGGGACCCATCCCCCAAGGGTAAATCCCACACtttacagcggttctcaacctgtgggtcgggacccctttgggggtcgaatgaccctttcacaggggtcgcctaagaccatcggaaaacacatatttccgatggtcttaggaaactgtattgactgaactatgtcatgtatcatcttttgtattattaaagctattgttatgtattattttcattagcaaaccatcccatgacaatggatcgtgtagagaagaacgaaaataattttatggttgggggttaccacaacatgaggaactgtgttaaagggtcgcggcattaggaaggttgagaaccactgggctagagtTTAAGGATAACTTTGCTAAAGGGCCAATCTGATCCCTTTCCCTGACCTGTCAAATGTTAAAGCCTGTCCAACTATTGTATATTTAACCCCTTCTTGCCaaactgacccccccccccaaaaaaatacaaGAACATTTGCACACACtcctggggcaaaaaaaccccaaccagccccattttatgcaaatgttgGGATGTAAAAGATGAAGGGAAAAAAGGCTTGGTCAAATGAGTGACAGCTCTCCAAAGTGCCACTTGGGTACCAGTAGACAGGCGAGATTGCatggcaagagcagcagggggtTCTGCTCTCTTGCTAATGCCAGCATTAGCTCAATACCCAATGTCCACAACCTACGATTAGTTGACAGTTTCAGATGATACACCAACTTATCATGGGTATAATAAcccctaaaacaaaccatggattgttaggCTGGCTTGTTGCCCATGCATAAGCTAGCCTGTGGGAATCAGTGTGGGTTCACCTGACACAACAATCCATCATGGCTTGTCATTCAcagtgggttgctgtgttgtgtgatACAGTCAGTAGGGCTGTTCATACATCATGCTAGCCCATGATGGGTGACTAGCTACACAGGGTGGGTTGTTCATCATGTCATCCcacttccctctccctcacccacATACCAGGGGACCTGGTGGCATCTTGTCTGTCACCACATTCCCCTTTCTGGTTTCAATCACAGTCTTGATCACAATTggagccctttaaaaaaatcctggccAGATTTGGGGCACAAATGAGGCTTGCGGGGAAAGTGCCCATGTTCAAATTAGATGGGAGGATAATCCAACCCCCAAGCATGGACCCTTAGGCTGACAGAACCCATAGTGGGATGTTGGATTCTCCTGCCTCATCTGATTTTTGGCACGTGGGGCTTTAAATCTGTAGGATTGCCCTGGGCTTTAAAGTGCCCCATGTTATTCTATGCTAAGGAAGGGGTGATGGAGGGGGACTGGAAGGTCATGTGGGAGAACCCCTGAGGGGGCTTCCCTACTGAGACACAACCAGCAAatccccaggtaagtgggtgatCTTAACCCTTTTTTCCCACACCCCATGGGGATGGTGGTGGTAGAAGGATTAAAATCACCCACTTTTATGTGGGCTTCCCAGCAATGCCATGATGAGGAGACCCCATTGGGGGGTCCCCCCACATCATGCCCCAGTCCCACCCACAAtacccctcttccttcccataaAGCGAGATGGTCATCCCTGGTTTGGGGAAAAAGATTGCTTTCACGGCTTTGCTTTTGAcaacccctctttttttcttttttgactgCTTTCACAAGCAAAGCCAGGAGAGCAATCTTCACAGGGAAGGGCAAAAGTGCCCAGCTTGTGTGGAAGATGTGGAATAAGGTGTGTACACTCCCTCCACCatatccctcccctccctgtgccGGCTGTCCAGTTTCATTTTTTATAATTTCTTCATGTCAGATTGCACATTTCTGTAATTGCACACAAGGGAAAGGCAAGACCCTTTTCTATCAAAAGCAACAGGAAGTGAGCATGCAAAATTCTACAGTGTGCACAAAATGTATGTATAGGAACTCCCACCCACAAGGCAAACACTAGTTTCAGAAGAGAGATTTCTTTCATTGTGTCTAGTAAGCTGGGGATGAGCGAAAGAGAACAGTGGGAGCTAATGAGTGCTAGGAAGGGCattgaggagggggcagggagagcaaGAAGAACACCAGGGACGGAGGGAGTTAGTTGTGAGCAACCTGAGAGAGAAAGGGTTGGGGGGGAATTTTGGAAGAATTCTGAAAAAGAGTGTGTGTGATTTAGTGTCTGCTTGCAgtgaggaagagaagggagggaCATGCATGCATTTATGTATGCAGTTAGGCATGATGGAtccatggtgtgtgtgggtgtgagagagagtgcaTCTGTGAATGGTGATCAAAGAGAGACAAACAGATAAGGAGGGAATGAGTTGGATGGGCaaaggagagagtgggggagaaaaagaatttgccttctgtgaaataggtttctgttggcactGAAAACTTTGGGTTCAGAGGAATTTAGATGGgctcagaccccatctctgcctcATACTCTGTCTCCTTGTGGCCATATTGTGGTGGTGCTTAAGTCATGTTTTCAAATTGTCACAGGTGCCCAcaagcccaaaaaggttgcctaatCCTGCTTTAAAGTGTGGCTACCAGATCTGGATGTATTGCCAGCATCCATTTGAAACCATGTGAAGAAAGATCTGGTCAattttctgccccacatcactgCTGAGTAATCATGCTGTTGAATTTGACTCTTTGTATAATCATGGATCTAATTTTCGTGAaacacttatttattgcattcaaagAATGGAACATTCAATAAGTTCAAgctgtgtgtgggtgttttttccccaaacCTTGATCTGAGCTTGAGAGTCAGCCAGTATTGAAGCTGTCAGATGGCTCACAGCCATCTCAAGGATTTACTAGCTTTCTTTCATGAGtcattttttggtttgttttcagTTCAGAGAACTAAAGTGCTTTCAGTTGTATTGCCTCACTATACAGTGGAAATACAATAATTGCAAATGAACactaggtgccaggtggacctcttgGGGGGACGGGGTGGTATTTCATAACTGGGGGTCTATTACTGAAAAGGCACTGCTCCATGTAGCCACTCATCATACCTCAGCATGTGAGGGCACTCAGAGCAAGACCTCTTTTTGATGATCTCGGGGCATTTTATGGCCTTAAAAACCTAACATTCAAATCTCTGTTTTCTCCTTTAGTGGGTCTATTATAGCAATTGGAGTATCTATTTTCATCCTGTTTATAGTGACCATCATTGTCTGCTTCACCTGCTCATGTTGTTGTCTGTATAAAGCCTGCCGGAGGGAACCACGACGTAAGTATTGTCTGTAGTTTACTTTTTCCTAGTAAAAAGATGAGTACTATTATCAaatgagaaggaagaagaaatccTTCATGGCCAAGAAACTTTTTATAATACTTTTTTACAGCACTGTCCAGCATAATGTGCAATTCTGGGATGTATATGTAGGATAATTTACAGATCAGATTATAGGAAGATGAGTCTAATGTTTAAGAATTGTTAGGTAGTGGAGCAAACAGTGAAATGTCATTaggaaatatttcttttaaaaaaaaaagaaggtagCAGAACTTTGAAGCAGAGAAATCACTTCAGAGCAGAGAAATTTGCCATGTGATGTTCTAAAGCATTTTCCAGTAAATAAAGTGTACATTATGGTGGCAAATAGTGGATTAGGAGGATCTAGACAGAATGAGGTGGTCGGttatttatcttttatttttattattgtttttattgatgtgtttaatggtttaattataattttattgttttttcagtattttattgttagctaccttgaACACAATTTTTAATAGAAAGGCaggattataaataaataaaagaagaaaggaaatttAGCCTGCTCAATATGTTTAATACCTCAGTGGCACAAAAGAACAGTATTTAAGCGTCATCctctcaaaatgttttaaattaaatacatCTATATAACTAATATTATATAGTTATAATATTATACTGTCAGATAAGTACAGGAATGCAACCTTAGTCTTTTGTGCTGCAGTTGTATTGGGAATGGTGATTTTTATTGTAGATAAATTTGAAGGTGACTAAATGAGTAGTAAACCATTACTTTCATATATCAGAGTCCAGGGCTATTCCCACTGGCATCAGTAGCAATACCTAAGAtttgaaaagtaaaaataaaagttggAAGCGTAGCAAAACTGCACGTCGTTCTTCCGCATTTTAGCAATGCTAAGATCTTGTGTGAGGAGGTGAACTTCTTTGCTCCCCATCTCAGGCATGTAGTGGGGATAACTCTAAAATAAACTTGCTGCCAATTGAGTTGCACAACACAAATCAAGTGAGAGAATACTTTGTGAAAGAAGGTGCAAAGGACTGTTTGCAAAGGTAACATCCTTCATATATTGACTTGCCTACTCGGCTCTCTTCTCGTGCTTTACAGCTATTGTGACCACAACTACAGCCACTACTGTGGTACAGGTGCCGTATCCTCAGCAGCCTGGAGTCCCAGTCAGTTATCCTGCTGGAGCATACCAAGGGTATCATCCTGTACCTGTGCAGCCACAGCCTGGAATGCCAGCAGCCCCGTACCCAACACAGTATCCTCCACCTTACCCTGCACCTCCTGCAGCACCACCAGCTTACCATGAAACAATGGCAGGTAAGCAGAGTCCAGCTGTCTTGAAGGGAAAATTTCAAACCATTCTTTTTCTTACTGTAAatagcttaaaaacaaaaggaaaacatgCTTGACAGTTATTTACCTATGCAATCTTTCCTGGCACTCACCATAGTTTCTCCCTTGGAAATATgttcagagaaaaataaaagagaTTATTCAGGTTTGGTGTCTTAATTAGGGAGTTTTTCTATGAAGTTTAACCATAGATTGAGAAGGGTAGATGCTTTATTAAACTTTCCCATTGGTGTAATTGGACAGCTTTCATGAATGGACAGCTTCATGGCACACTTACCCTGTGTCTGTGACTTCTGTGTAGGAAACACTATTAGAAATTGTTAatatattttccttcttttttattattattattattattattatttatttatttatttatatagcaccatcaatgtacatggtgctgtacagagtaaaacagtaaatcgcaagaccctgccgcataggcttacattctaataaaatcatagtaaagcaataaggaggggaagagaatgtaaaccggcactgggtagggtaaacaggcacagggtagggtaaaactaacagtgtaaagtccaaacaacatcaagttttaaaagctttaggaaaaagcttCTCCTTAGCTGTTTGTTGTTTGTGCCAAGTGCCATTTCAATAAAGTTGTCATCACTAAAGTCTCCCTTCTGTACTCCCAACATTTCTAGACATGAAATCAGTGATGTTGCCCTACACTAGGCTTATTAATATTTAAGATCCGTAGTCCTCAGATGAATTTTATATAATCCTTGTGGTGTGCGATTGACTGCATAGttagactgaattgcttgtttttcctcctaaaccttctcctcatctctcattctctcttactgtcaatgatgttacacttactccagtcaaggaagctcgtagtcttggctttatatttgattcctcgctctcctttattcctcatattgaggcagtagctaaatcctgtcgttttttcctgtataatattgccaggattcgatcatttttgtctgtctcttctgccaagactcttgttcatgcattggttatttctcggttggactactgcaaccttcttctcactggccttccttcttctcacatcagttcattggtttctgttcatcactctgctgctaagatcatcttcttggctcgccgctctgaccatgtaactccacttctgaaatctcttcattggcttccaattcacttcagaatccaatataaacttctcctgttgacctacaaagcttttcacggtctagctccttcctatctctcctctctcatctcacactattgccccactcgtgctcttcgctcctctgatgccatgtttctcgcctgcccaagggtctctacttcccttgctcggcttcgtccattttcttcggctgccccttatgcctggaacgctcttccagaacatttgagaactacgagttcaaccacagcttttaaagctcagctaaaaacttttctttttcctaaagcttttaaaacttgattttgttctgactttatactgttagttttaccctacccagtgcctgtttaccctaccctgtgcctgtttgctttctcttcccctccttattgttctattatggttttattagaatgtaagcctatgcggcagggtctcgctatttattgttttactctgtacagcaccatgtacattgatggtgctatataaataaataaataaataataataataataataataataataataataataatagctgggaTTCTATCCTCCATTGGGTGGACAGTTATCTGAGGCACTCGACTTCCATAAAAGGGATTTTAAATTACTACATTTCTTTTCGAAGCGTAATGTTATCTCAACCTAAGTGGTGGTATAGGATTCTAGTTAAAGCCCGCACTTCCAACTCTGCCTGTTTTTGCCTGTTGCACTAGTAATGACTTGTCAGCCTAGCAGGTGGGCTGGCATAGTGCAATACTGGGACAAGAGTGATGCTAGCCCATCACCAAGCTGATGGGTGTTTGGGCTGAGTTGCAGGGTGATTAAGGTTCAGTCCCAACCCCCACCTTACAGGCATATCAGGAATACAGTTGCACTGTGAGCAGCATGCCATATGGATACTAGGCTTTGGACTACCCTTAAAATTATATACACATAGAATACTTTCCCAGAGAAATTGTTTATACTCTTGCTACTGTCTTTTGAATCTTTTCTGTTAAGATACTCGATTCAGAGTGTGTATTGCAGCTCTTGAAGAAGGAATATTCAGTTTAATTCATTTTGAGATAAAGCCTTAAATAATGGGCTGCTTACAATCTAATTTGAAGATCTTGCCTATCAAGTGGGAAATGTTCTCTGAACTTATAAATACATATATTATCCGGGAGTTAATGGAGATCCTTAGAAACTTGCAAGACAGAACATTATCAGATACGTCCAGGACAAAAcgttatgtatttaaaatgtttgttcttgttttacaGCCGGTGCTGGAGCTCCTGCAATTCAGCCACCTTATAATCCAGCATATATGGATCCCCCAAAGCCTTCATATTAAATGGACTGACTGCTGTGTGTCTATGCAGAAACCTCTTCAAACTGAACCTGTTTTGATGTGTACATTCTTAAAATAGTTCTATGATACATTGTGGGTGGGGAGTTGCGGGGGATGGACCTGAACAcaatgaggtttttttgttttttgttttttggaagaagaaaaaatcaggTAGCACAAGAAAAGCGGATCCTACGTGGATTTGTTTTCTTATATCTCAAGCAAATAAAATGATTGAaagttctaaaaaagaaaaaagatgtaaaGGCAAGAAATATGTAGAGTGGAAATCATTGATACTTTATACAACATTGTGAGGTGTAGGAGAAGCGAGAGGCTGTGATGAGACATACAATAAGCATCTCCTGCCGTAACTTAGCCAGTAATTATAAGTGTTTAGAAACCAAGAGGTATACTTCAATAAAACTGTCAGAAAGTGAGGTGTGTCTTAAGGGAAATAATCTTAGAATGCTGTTCGGTCTTTAGCAAGAAATAGTGTAAGTTATCTCTGTATCTGTCCATTGTGAGCAGCCACATCGTTATTCGCTTCACTGTAATCTTTTCCAATTTTAATTTCCGTCATGGGCATACACAGTGTACCAAAGGCAGagcacttcagctgccactgcATGAGAGCTGTTCAATGAGATCATTAATAACCCAAACAACAGAGGCCGGCAACAAACTGTTACAGTGTATTGAATACTTTTAGTAGAAGAGTGAGATATAAGTCATGGTCGTCATTATATTCTCATGTCCAAATTAGGGGTATTCCTGTTCAAGGTGCCAGCCAGCTAGCCATGTCCTCTTCCAGGACGGTATAAGATTTAAGGAACTCAAGCAAGCAGTTCACTGCTCCAAACCAAAGTTAACATTCCATGAgtactgagtatgctcagtgggGGTTTTGTAGGCTTGCTCCCTTAAGGACTTTTCTTTTAAGGTTTTATCgttttacttctgcaaactttgggattCTGTTAAACGTaatgatatctccctcttgtttctcaccAGCTCTGATTTGTCTACAATCTTGTCAGCACTCACCATCCGAGTTTGCTGTTATAAGGAGTTATTTGATCTTGCAATGACAATGCTGTACAATGTCTGGCTTTTTTCTGCCATTTGAGaataatccatttttatttttattttttgtctgaAAAGTATTTGCTCAATCCTTTCTTTCCTATTGGCTTGGATCTTGGAGCAAGTAAGCACAACAGATAGTTGGAATATTGTCCttgaatatatatttaaaatccaCTTACTGTTCTGTAATTTAATACTAAGTGGAAAAAGTTGAAGTGGaagaggtccccccccccatttaagtgttccaatacaaaaacTTAAAAATAATCTCTCTGTGTTAAATGAGCATTATATTCTTGTATTCAAAACCATAATTTGGAATTTTGGCTGATTGAAAAATAGAAGAATAAAACTTGCCTCATGCAATTAAGGAAATTGATTACAGTGCTTGTGGGAGAACATTTTATTCATATATACAGTTTAGTGACCACTGTTACAGAATTGGTTACAGAAGCGCTTTTAGCACTGTAAACTgtatatgccccccccccaaatattcctTGATGTATAAATTGGGACTTCAAAAGCAAACTGGAAACTGTACATGCATTGGAAATTATTGCTGTCTGgtgaaacactttgaaaacatctgGTTTAAAATGGTTGAGATGTACCATTCTGTTACCTCTCTGTGTGCTGCATCATcttaattttaaacagttttaacagtgcagtcctatatatgacttctcagaagtaagtcatattgagttcattggggcttactcccaggtaagtgtgtgtaagaCATTGTATCTTAAAAAGAGTAATAGCAGTTCATTTTCAACTCTTGACATCACACGTTATAGATGTCCATGTCTGACTGTGTTTGTCCTTTTATACGTCTCAATATTATTTCACAAAAATCTTAGCCATCATCTGTATTTAAAATACAGCATTTAGGGAATATCATTACCTGAGGAAATCTAGTGTTGTCCTCTTCATTTCTAATATTAATAC
This window of the Elgaria multicarinata webbii isolate HBS135686 ecotype San Diego chromosome 3, rElgMul1.1.pri, whole genome shotgun sequence genome carries:
- the SHISA5 gene encoding protein shisa-5, translated to MAFTRSSLLSLAAFLWLFLLLRGGFCEDCKIFKDSDEYLYLGKPCPKVCCGSCSSQYCCSNSLISVNENYEHICILQAVESTYPSTLGEPMKFKSDFDDWPSPGPSGSIIAIGVSIFILFIVTIIVCFTCSCCCLYKACRREPRPIVTTTTATTVVQVPYPQQPGVPVSYPAGAYQGYHPVPVQPQPGMPAAPYPTQYPPPYPAPPAAPPAYHETMAAGAGAPAIQPPYNPAYMDPPKPSY